The proteins below come from a single Candidatus Methylomirabilota bacterium genomic window:
- a CDS encoding polysaccharide deacetylase family protein yields the protein MLSLPSHNRYDFSPIQKRKDYSWPGGKRLAFYVALNIEHFAFGTGRVLDPTNRGGPPTQRNFAWLDYGNRVGIWRLFGMLDQLKLPATILLNGQVAELYPDIVEKIRSRDDDVLGHGRTNSELLTGRWEHDEARIIAETTAAIEKHVGVRPTGWMGPGAAESNVTPDLLKEAGYTHILDWPMDDQPLWMRTRSGPILSIPYPLELNDAGTLAQRDHTGREFADMVVDQFDELVEQSEHYPLVLGLSLHGYIVGQPFRARPLHQALKHCVQHKLKDRVWYTRAGEIADYCFKLPPGTVLGG from the coding sequence ACGACTTTTCCCCCATCCAGAAGCGCAAAGACTACAGCTGGCCGGGGGGCAAGCGCCTGGCGTTCTATGTCGCGCTCAACATCGAGCACTTCGCGTTCGGGACCGGCCGGGTCCTCGATCCGACGAACCGCGGCGGGCCTCCGACGCAACGCAATTTCGCCTGGCTCGACTACGGCAACCGGGTTGGGATCTGGCGCCTGTTCGGTATGCTCGATCAATTGAAGCTGCCCGCCACGATCCTCCTGAACGGCCAGGTCGCCGAGCTTTACCCGGACATCGTCGAGAAGATCAGATCGCGCGACGACGATGTGCTCGGCCATGGTCGTACCAACAGCGAGCTGCTGACTGGCCGGTGGGAGCACGACGAAGCGCGCATCATCGCCGAAACGACGGCGGCGATCGAGAAGCACGTCGGCGTGCGGCCGACGGGTTGGATGGGGCCCGGCGCGGCGGAATCGAACGTCACGCCCGATCTCCTCAAGGAAGCCGGGTACACGCATATCCTCGATTGGCCCATGGACGACCAGCCGCTCTGGATGCGCACCCGTTCGGGTCCGATCCTCTCGATCCCCTATCCGCTGGAGCTCAACGACGCGGGCACGCTGGCCCAGCGCGACCATACCGGCCGGGAATTCGCCGACATGGTCGTCGACCAGTTCGACGAGTTGGTCGAGCAGTCCGAGCATTACCCGCTCGTGCTCGGCTTGTCGCTCCACGGCTACATCGTGGGGCAGCCCTTCCGGGCTCGCCCGCTCCATCAGGCCTTGAAGCACTGCGTCCAGCACAAGCTCAAGGATCGCGTCTGGTACACGCGGGCCGGGGAAATCGCAGACTATTGCTTCAAGCTGCCCCCAGGGACCGTTCTCGGGGGCTGA
- a CDS encoding acetamidase/formamidase family protein codes for MAKARESLRSEAKHHHLPASPETAHWGFLDPKLKPVLTIDSGDSVTIDCVSGNPEMMPPKELGFQILPEHLEIHRRVTKGTGNHIFTGPIYVEGAEPGDVLEVRVHDIALRQDWGWNVFRPLVGTLPDDFPYYRCIHIPLDRQAMTATMPWGLKIPIRPFFGQLAVAPRPEFGRQNSKEPREFGGNIDCKELTAGSTIYLPVWTKGALFSTGDGHALQGDGEVCGTAIETALTGTFEFVVRKDLKLAMPRAETPTHFITMGLDVDLDDAAVQALRAMIDWLGALLGLSKEDAYSFCSFIVDLHITQTVNNVKGVHAMAEKRLIGKA; via the coding sequence ATGGCGAAAGCGCGAGAGTCGCTACGCAGCGAAGCAAAGCACCATCACCTTCCCGCCTCGCCCGAAACTGCGCACTGGGGCTTCCTGGATCCGAAGCTGAAGCCCGTTCTGACCATAGACTCCGGGGACAGCGTCACGATCGATTGCGTGTCGGGCAACCCGGAAATGATGCCGCCGAAGGAGCTCGGCTTTCAGATCCTGCCGGAGCATCTCGAGATTCATCGAAGGGTGACGAAGGGCACGGGGAACCACATCTTCACCGGCCCGATCTACGTCGAAGGGGCGGAGCCCGGCGACGTCTTGGAAGTGCGCGTTCACGATATCGCGCTGCGCCAGGACTGGGGGTGGAACGTCTTCCGTCCCCTCGTGGGCACGTTGCCCGACGATTTCCCATACTACCGCTGTATACATATCCCGCTCGATCGCCAGGCCATGACCGCGACCATGCCGTGGGGCCTGAAGATCCCCATCCGTCCCTTCTTCGGGCAGCTGGCGGTCGCGCCGCGGCCGGAATTCGGCCGCCAGAACAGCAAGGAGCCGCGCGAGTTCGGCGGGAACATCGACTGCAAGGAACTCACCGCCGGCAGCACGATCTATCTTCCCGTGTGGACCAAAGGCGCCCTCTTCTCGACCGGCGATGGGCATGCCCTCCAGGGCGATGGCGAAGTGTGCGGCACCGCCATAGAGACGGCGTTGACGGGCACCTTCGAGTTCGTCGTGCGCAAGGACTTGAAGTTGGCCATGCCGCGCGCCGAGACGCCGACGCATTTCATCACGATGGGGCTTGATGTCGATCTCGACGACGCGGCGGTCCAGGCCCTTCGCGCGATGATCGACTGGCTTGGCGCGCTGCTCGGGCTCTCGAAAGAGGACGCCTATTCCTTCTGCAGCTTCATCGTCGATCTGCACATCACGCAAACCGTCAATAACGTGAAGGGCGTTCACGCGATGGCCGAGAAGCGACTGATCGGGAAGGCGTGA
- a CDS encoding ABC transporter substrate-binding protein yields the protein MRDAKRSAVMAVVVFLSVIPAGAQSVEKSNISFMLDWTIAGTHAPYFIPLDKGYYKAEGLNVKIDRGTGAGNTASNVASGVYDFGWADVTTLITFNAQNPTKELTLVYISFQDAPLAIVSFKSAGIRTLKDLEGKTVADQHGSAAGAVINVVTKAGTPDEIKITRKFVTPQLREPMLIRRDVDAILAFDVSSIMTLVDLGVPRDQISVLRYADIGFDVYGTGLWVRRDFLEKNPRTVAAMVRAINKGTKDAIANPGAAAEVMTKYAPLLKTDIECQRLLIALDHHLNPDVARYGLSHVDPKKMQKTIEQVVHVQKFERTPALDHVWTDRFLPPQAERMAPPLGRCGPK from the coding sequence ATGCGCGACGCAAAGCGTTCGGCCGTCATGGCTGTGGTGGTGTTCTTGTCGGTGATTCCGGCCGGCGCGCAATCGGTCGAGAAGAGCAACATCTCCTTCATGCTCGACTGGACGATCGCCGGCACGCATGCGCCGTATTTCATCCCCCTGGACAAGGGCTACTACAAGGCCGAGGGCCTGAACGTGAAGATCGACCGCGGGACCGGCGCCGGAAACACGGCGAGCAATGTGGCGTCGGGAGTCTACGATTTCGGCTGGGCGGACGTCACGACCTTGATCACCTTCAACGCCCAGAACCCGACCAAGGAGTTGACGCTCGTCTACATCAGCTTCCAGGACGCCCCGTTGGCGATCGTCAGCTTCAAGTCGGCGGGCATCAGGACGCTGAAGGATCTCGAGGGCAAGACCGTCGCCGATCAGCATGGCAGCGCCGCGGGGGCGGTCATCAACGTCGTGACGAAGGCCGGCACGCCGGACGAGATCAAGATCACTCGCAAGTTCGTCACGCCACAGCTCCGCGAGCCGATGCTGATCCGTCGTGACGTCGATGCGATCCTCGCGTTCGACGTCTCGAGCATCATGACGCTCGTCGACCTCGGTGTGCCGCGAGATCAGATCTCGGTGCTGAGGTATGCGGATATCGGCTTCGACGTGTATGGCACCGGTCTGTGGGTCAGGCGTGACTTCCTCGAAAAGAATCCCCGTACGGTCGCGGCCATGGTGCGGGCCATCAACAAAGGCACCAAGGATGCCATCGCCAATCCCGGCGCGGCGGCGGAGGTGATGACCAAATACGCTCCGTTGCTCAAGACGGACATCGAGTGCCAGCGTCTCCTCATCGCCCTCGACCATCATCTAAACCCGGACGTCGCCAGATATGGCTTGAGCCACGTCGATCCCAAGAAGATGCAGAAGACGATCGAGCAGGTGGTGCACGTGCAGAAGTTCGAGCGCACGCCGGCGCTCGATCATGTGTGGACCGACCGCTTCCTTCCCCCGCAGGCGGAGCGGATGGCTCCCCCGCTCGGCAGGTGCGGGCCGAAATAG
- a CDS encoding ABC transporter ATP-binding protein, giving the protein MIRLEGASLVYGGPQGVVALMDANLRINAGELVVVVGPSGCGKSSLLKLVSGLHPARSGSVYVAGRPVTGPLKICGMAFQNAMLLPWRTTIGNVLLPLEIVDSHAARFRRHRAEYEAQARELLATVGLAGFEDKYPWQLSGGMQQRASLCRALIHSPELLLLDEPFASLDPFTREELWDVVQDLWLERRPTVILVTHDLREAVYLADTVYVISPRPGRVLSRTTIDLPRPRRLADTYKPEFIDLSHALREQIATGRP; this is encoded by the coding sequence ATCATACGACTCGAGGGGGCCAGCCTGGTCTATGGTGGTCCCCAGGGCGTGGTAGCTCTGATGGATGCCAACCTCCGGATTAACGCCGGGGAGTTGGTCGTGGTGGTGGGGCCGAGCGGTTGCGGGAAGTCGTCGCTCCTGAAGCTCGTGTCCGGGCTCCACCCGGCCCGGAGCGGTTCGGTGTACGTGGCGGGCCGGCCGGTGACGGGACCGCTGAAGATCTGCGGCATGGCGTTCCAGAATGCCATGCTGCTGCCCTGGCGGACGACGATCGGCAACGTCCTGCTGCCGCTCGAGATCGTCGATTCGCACGCCGCGCGCTTTCGCCGGCATCGCGCCGAGTACGAGGCGCAAGCGCGCGAGCTCCTGGCCACGGTCGGACTCGCTGGCTTCGAGGACAAGTATCCCTGGCAGCTGTCCGGCGGCATGCAACAGCGGGCGTCGCTCTGTCGTGCCCTCATCCACTCGCCGGAACTGCTCCTCCTGGATGAGCCATTCGCCTCGCTGGATCCGTTCACGCGCGAAGAGTTGTGGGATGTCGTGCAGGATCTGTGGCTCGAGCGCAGGCCGACCGTGATCCTGGTCACGCACGACCTGCGTGAGGCCGTCTATCTCGCCGATACGGTCTACGTCATCAGCCCGCGGCCCGGTCGTGTGCTGTCTCGCACCACGATCGACTTGCCGCGGCCGCGCCGGTTGGCGGATACCTACAAGCCGGAATTCATCGACTTGAGCCACGCCCTGCGCGAGCAGATCGCGACTGGTCGTCCGTGA
- a CDS encoding ABC transporter permease, producing the protein MNGLLTRRLLPWSTTLGLLVLWQLVCVVLRVDTFILPSPLEVSRSLAQNTELIMFHALQTLMTTVAGFALGVAAGMALGLLLGTSRTVYDGLYPVMIGFNSIPKVAIVPVLVIWFGIGTVPAILTAFVTAAFPIVVNVATGLATIEPEWQDVLRVLGARKWQILMKIGIPRALPYFFASLKVAITLAFVGSVVAETVAANAGIGFLMMTASGRFDVPLVFAGLVVVGAMGILMYEVFARLERRLTFWAIRSGDLVT; encoded by the coding sequence GTGAACGGCCTCCTGACCAGGCGCCTCTTGCCGTGGTCGACCACCCTGGGGTTGTTGGTCCTGTGGCAGTTGGTCTGCGTGGTGCTGCGGGTCGATACCTTCATCCTGCCCTCGCCGCTGGAAGTGTCGCGTTCGCTGGCGCAGAACACCGAGCTGATCATGTTCCACGCCCTGCAGACGTTGATGACCACGGTGGCGGGATTTGCCCTGGGCGTCGCGGCGGGAATGGCGCTGGGGCTGCTGCTCGGAACATCGCGGACCGTCTATGACGGTCTCTATCCGGTGATGATCGGCTTCAACTCGATTCCCAAGGTCGCCATCGTGCCGGTGCTGGTCATCTGGTTCGGCATCGGCACCGTTCCCGCGATTCTCACGGCGTTCGTGACGGCCGCGTTTCCCATCGTTGTCAATGTCGCGACCGGACTCGCCACCATCGAGCCGGAGTGGCAGGACGTGCTGCGCGTCCTGGGCGCGCGCAAATGGCAGATTCTGATGAAGATCGGCATTCCGCGGGCGCTGCCGTACTTCTTTGCGTCGCTGAAGGTCGCGATCACGCTGGCCTTCGTTGGCTCGGTGGTGGCGGAAACCGTGGCGGCGAACGCGGGCATCGGCTTCCTCATGATGACGGCCAGCGGCCGCTTCGACGTGCCGCTCGTGTTCGCGGGGCTTGTCGTCGTCGGCGCCATGGGCATCCTCATGTACGAGGTCTTCGCACGGCTCGAGCGGCGGCTGACCTTCTGGGCCATCCGCAGCGGCGACCTCGTCACCTAG
- a CDS encoding type II toxin-antitoxin system prevent-host-death family antitoxin has protein sequence MRHPRADVGVRELRQNLSVYLRRVKRGETLEVRERGHRVAVLAPAGAKATALDRLIAAGRATPAGGDLLALGRPLGKRPSRRASRALAGLREERP, from the coding sequence ATGCGCCACCCCAGAGCGGATGTGGGAGTTCGAGAGCTGAGACAGAACTTGAGCGTCTACCTGAGGCGAGTCAAGAGGGGCGAGACCTTGGAAGTGAGAGAGCGGGGACATCGCGTGGCGGTCCTGGCCCCCGCCGGCGCGAAGGCAACGGCCCTCGACCGCCTCATCGCCGCCGGGCGAGCCACACCGGCCGGCGGCGACCTGCTGGCCCTGGGTCGGCCCCTGGGCAAGCGCCCATCGCGTCGCGCCAGTCGGGCACTGGCCGGGCTCCGTGAAGAGCGTCCGTGA
- a CDS encoding type II toxin-antitoxin system VapC family toxin, with the protein MSLVYLDSSALVKLVVREPESAALMEFLRERPDRVSSALVLAEVPRALRRARFGAAVRRRAREILARVALVDIDRRALAAAAAIDPPTVRTLDAIHLATALGLREDLAALVTYDRRLAVAAERADLHVQAPV; encoded by the coding sequence GTGAGCCTGGTGTATCTCGACTCGTCAGCGCTGGTGAAGCTCGTCGTCCGCGAGCCGGAATCCGCGGCGCTCATGGAGTTCCTCCGCGAGCGCCCCGATCGGGTGTCGAGCGCCCTCGTCCTCGCCGAGGTGCCCCGCGCCTTGCGCCGGGCGAGGTTCGGGGCGGCCGTGCGCCGCCGAGCCCGCGAGATCCTCGCGCGGGTCGCTCTGGTGGACATCGACCGGCGCGCCCTGGCCGCCGCAGCCGCGATCGATCCTCCGACCGTGAGAACCCTCGACGCGATCCACCTCGCCACCGCGCTCGGCCTTCGCGAGGACCTGGCGGCCCTGGTCACCTACGATCGCCGCCTCGCCGTGGCCGCCGAGCGCGCCGACCTCCACGTGCAGGCACCCGTCTGA
- a CDS encoding SDR family NAD(P)-dependent oxidoreductase, with the protein MRLRDKVAVVTGAGRGIGQAIALAYAREGAHVVVNDIDPATAEATAAEAARLGSKSLAVAADIAKPADIARLIETTVRERGRVDIVVNNAMRIVPGKLEELPEASWDTTMNIGLKGAFLVSQAAARHMIRQRSGCFVNIASVAGVFPYNWAGAYSVVKAGLIMLTQLMALEWAPYGIRANAIAPGYIRTPGTEGMYADQEIYEGRRKGVPMGRVGSGDDVAPVAVFLASDEARYTTGSLVGCDGGQAVGYYLSVPGRRFSGGRID; encoded by the coding sequence ATGCGTCTCAGAGACAAGGTCGCCGTCGTCACCGGCGCCGGCCGCGGCATCGGCCAGGCCATCGCGCTCGCTTACGCCCGCGAGGGCGCGCACGTCGTCGTCAACGACATCGATCCGGCCACCGCCGAGGCGACGGCGGCTGAGGCCGCGCGCCTGGGCTCCAAGTCGCTCGCCGTTGCCGCCGACATCGCGAAGCCCGCGGACATCGCGCGCCTGATCGAGACGACCGTGCGCGAGCGGGGGCGCGTGGATATCGTCGTCAACAACGCAATGAGGATCGTCCCCGGCAAGCTGGAGGAGCTGCCGGAGGCGTCGTGGGACACGACGATGAACATCGGCCTCAAGGGCGCCTTCCTCGTCAGCCAGGCCGCGGCGCGCCACATGATCCGCCAGCGCTCCGGCTGCTTCGTCAACATCGCGTCCGTCGCTGGCGTGTTTCCCTACAACTGGGCCGGCGCCTACAGCGTGGTGAAGGCCGGGCTCATCATGCTGACGCAGCTCATGGCCCTCGAGTGGGCGCCCTACGGCATCCGCGCCAACGCGATAGCCCCCGGCTACATCCGCACGCCGGGTACCGAGGGCATGTACGCCGACCAGGAGATCTACGAGGGCCGGCGCAAGGGCGTGCCCATGGGGCGCGTTGGCAGCGGCGACGACGTGGCCCCTGTGGCCGTCTTCCTCGCTTCCGACGAGGCGCGCTACACGACCGGCTCGCTCGTCGGCTGCGACGGCGGTCAGGCGGTCGGCTACTACCTGTCCGTCCCCGGGCGCCGCTTCTCGGGCGGGCGCATCGACTGA
- a CDS encoding DUF433 domain-containing protein, with protein sequence MPGKSSSRYRKPRRSEGSVSTTMRLRRSVRENLEGWAARSRRSVSEIAQELIEEGIRMRECPGIYFATEPAGRRANIAGTGLAVWEVLRDYVRDRNLKRVQKAFPHLSQTQITSALLYYSRYTDEINREVEANAALTPEEIERRFPGLMRFVSID encoded by the coding sequence ATGCCGGGTAAGTCGTCGAGCCGGTACCGGAAGCCGCGCCGCTCCGAAGGCAGCGTATCGACCACCATGCGGCTGCGGCGTTCCGTCCGTGAGAACCTCGAAGGCTGGGCGGCGCGAAGTCGCCGATCGGTGTCGGAGATCGCGCAGGAGCTGATCGAGGAGGGCATCCGCATGCGGGAGTGCCCGGGTATCTACTTCGCCACGGAGCCTGCCGGCCGGAGAGCAAACATCGCCGGGACGGGGCTGGCGGTGTGGGAAGTCCTTCGTGATTACGTGCGCGACCGGAATCTCAAGCGGGTCCAAAAGGCGTTTCCGCATCTGTCACAAACCCAGATCACATCGGCGCTGCTGTATTACAGCCGCTACACCGATGAAATCAACCGAGAAGTCGAGGCCAACGCAGCGCTGACTCCCGAAGAAATTGAGCGACGGTTTCCCGGTCTAATGCGCTTCGTCAGCATTGATTGA
- a CDS encoding DUF5615 family PIN-like protein, producing the protein MKLYLDANLSPRIAATLRARGIGAVSAHEVGHTQLDDRAQLRHATRNERVIVTCDIRDYAALTAETIASNESHAGIILVPSSVRTDEFGTIVKGLGRIVRQYPDGLADTVVYLTRSRI; encoded by the coding sequence TTGAAGCTCTACCTCGACGCGAACCTGTCGCCGCGGATCGCGGCGACGCTGCGCGCGCGGGGGATCGGTGCCGTGAGCGCGCACGAAGTCGGCCATACGCAGCTCGACGACCGCGCTCAACTCCGGCACGCGACACGCAATGAGCGGGTCATCGTTACCTGTGACATCAGGGACTACGCGGCGTTGACGGCGGAGACGATCGCCAGCAATGAGTCGCACGCAGGGATCATCCTCGTCCCCTCCAGCGTTCGGACCGACGAATTCGGGACGATCGTCAAGGGCCTCGGCCGAATCGTCCGGCAATATCCGGACGGCCTGGCCGATACGGTTGTTTATCTGACTCGGTCTCGGATATAA
- a CDS encoding ABC transporter substrate binding protein yields MDFQAFEARSPEDLASAYSAMTRWRASALATLNDAMFFSQRERVVELAAKNRLPAMYPGVEFVQAGGLMSYGPDFHYLFRRAAIYVDKILKGARPADLPIEQPTKFGPIR; encoded by the coding sequence TTGGACTTCCAGGCTTTTGAGGCGCGCAGCCCTGAGGACCTGGCGAGCGCCTACTCAGCGATGACCAGGTGGCGCGCCAGTGCCCTTGCCACGCTCAATGACGCGATGTTCTTCAGCCAACGCGAACGCGTCGTGGAGCTTGCGGCGAAGAACCGACTGCCCGCCATGTACCCCGGGGTCGAATTCGTGCAGGCAGGTGGCCTCATGTCCTATGGGCCGGACTTCCATTATCTGTTTCGGCGTGCCGCCATCTATGTCGACAAGATCCTCAAGGGCGCGAGGCCCGCGGACCTCCCGATCGAGCAGCCAACAAAGTTCGGGCCGATCAGGTGA
- a CDS encoding ATP-binding cassette domain-containing protein, translating to MRGISKAFGAVRALGGVDLELQAGEVLGLVGDNAAGKSTLMKVLTGVHRPDAGEILFEGRRVVFHSPRDSRALGIEMIYQNLALAPNLDVVANVFLGREVTRAALPHAVEWLDERRMESETRALLGRLRINIDSVRRQVERLSGGQQQAVAIARAVAFQARVVIMDEPTASLAVKEVGKVLDLVVQLRAKGVSVILISHRLQDIFTVADRVMVLRGGQRVAVRRIGETTMDEVVKAIVGAEASGVSHLASGR from the coding sequence ATGCGCGGCATCAGCAAGGCCTTCGGCGCCGTGCGGGCGCTCGGCGGCGTGGACCTCGAGCTCCAGGCCGGCGAGGTGCTGGGCCTGGTCGGCGACAACGCCGCCGGCAAGTCCACGCTGATGAAGGTCCTCACCGGCGTGCACCGCCCCGACGCGGGCGAGATCCTCTTCGAGGGCCGGCGCGTCGTCTTCCACTCGCCGCGCGACTCGCGCGCCCTCGGCATCGAGATGATCTACCAGAACCTGGCGCTGGCCCCGAACCTCGACGTCGTCGCCAACGTCTTTCTCGGCCGCGAGGTGACGCGCGCGGCGCTGCCCCACGCCGTGGAGTGGCTCGACGAGCGGCGCATGGAGTCCGAGACGCGCGCGCTGCTCGGTCGCCTGCGCATCAACATCGACTCCGTCCGGCGACAGGTCGAGCGCCTGTCGGGCGGCCAGCAGCAGGCCGTGGCCATCGCGCGGGCCGTGGCCTTCCAGGCGCGCGTCGTCATCATGGACGAGCCCACGGCGAGCCTCGCGGTGAAGGAGGTCGGCAAGGTCCTCGATCTCGTCGTGCAGCTCCGCGCCAAGGGCGTGAGCGTCATCCTCATCAGCCACCGGCTCCAGGACATCTTCACCGTGGCCGACCGCGTGATGGTGCTGCGCGGGGGCCAGCGCGTGGCCGTCCGGCGGATCGGCGAGACCACGATGGACGAGGTCGTCAAGGCGATCGTCGGCGCTGAGGCGAGCGGCGTGAGCCACCTGGCCTCCGGCCGATGA
- a CDS encoding ABC transporter permease, with amino-acid sequence MADPAELTVEATPARGRLADWASAATWSRVGLPAVIVAMILVFSFLNPNFYSATNLRNVARQTAILGITACGQTMVILSGGFDLSVGMVIGLISVAGSLAMIQLGLWPGMLAGVLMGVAVGALNGFMVARAGLPPFIATLAMFSAARGLALILSGGLPITDLPPDYRWLGAGHVLTLPLPAVIAAVAFLGCHLLMKKTRFGRYVYAIGGNEEAAVYSGVPVARYKVSVWALHGLLVGAAAVILTSRAVSGHATLGEGAELESIAATVIGGTALGRGRGSIFNTLLGVVAMGILTNGLNLINVSTYYQMVAMGVIIAGAVYVDQWRHRQR; translated from the coding sequence GTGGCGGACCCGGCGGAGCTGACGGTCGAGGCAACGCCCGCGCGCGGGCGCCTGGCCGACTGGGCGAGCGCGGCCACGTGGTCGCGCGTGGGCCTGCCGGCGGTCATCGTCGCCATGATCCTCGTCTTCTCATTCCTCAACCCGAACTTCTACAGTGCGACGAACCTGCGAAACGTCGCCCGCCAGACGGCGATCCTCGGCATCACCGCCTGCGGCCAGACGATGGTCATCCTCTCGGGCGGCTTCGATCTCTCCGTCGGCATGGTCATCGGCCTCATCTCCGTTGCCGGGTCGCTCGCCATGATCCAGCTCGGGCTCTGGCCGGGGATGCTCGCAGGTGTGCTCATGGGCGTGGCCGTCGGCGCGCTGAACGGCTTCATGGTCGCCAGGGCGGGGCTGCCGCCCTTCATTGCCACGCTGGCGATGTTCTCGGCGGCGCGCGGCCTGGCGCTGATCCTCTCGGGCGGCCTGCCCATCACCGACCTGCCGCCCGACTACCGCTGGCTCGGCGCCGGCCACGTGCTGACGCTGCCGCTGCCTGCGGTCATCGCGGCCGTCGCATTCCTGGGCTGCCATCTCCTCATGAAGAAGACGCGCTTCGGGCGCTACGTGTATGCCATCGGCGGCAACGAGGAGGCGGCCGTGTACTCCGGCGTGCCCGTGGCGCGCTACAAGGTGAGCGTGTGGGCGCTGCACGGTCTGCTGGTCGGCGCCGCCGCGGTCATCCTCACCTCGCGCGCGGTCTCCGGCCACGCCACGCTCGGCGAGGGCGCGGAGCTCGAGTCCATCGCAGCGACGGTCATCGGCGGCACCGCGCTCGGGCGCGGGCGGGGCAGCATCTTCAACACGCTGCTCGGGGTGGTGGCCATGGGCATCCTCACCAACGGCCTCAACCTCATCAACGTGTCGACCTATTACCAGATGGTGGCGATGGGCGTGATCATCGCCGGCGCGGTGTACGTGGACCAGTGGCGCCACCGTCAGCGGTGA